The proteins below come from a single Bactrocera dorsalis isolate Fly_Bdor chromosome 5, ASM2337382v1, whole genome shotgun sequence genomic window:
- the LOC105225272 gene encoding troponin C yields the protein MSSVDEDLTPEQIAVLQKAFNSFDHQKTGSIPTEMVADILRLMGQPFDKKILEELIEEVDEDKSGRLEFEEFVQLAAKFIVEEDAEAMQKELREAFRLYDKQGNGFIPTTCLKEILKELDDQLTEAELDIMIEEIDSDGSGTVDFDEFMEMMTGE from the exons ATGAGTTCCGTG GACGAAGATCTGACACCTGAGCAAATTGCAG tGCTCCAGAAAGCCTTCAACAGCTTTGACCACCAGAAAACCGGCAGCATCCCAACTGAAATGGTAGCGGATATTTTGCGTTTGATGGGACAACCCTTCGATAAGAAAATTTTAGAGGAACTTATTGAAGAAGTGGATGAAGATA AATCCGGCCGTTTGGAGTTTGAAGAGTTCGTGCAGTTGGCTGCCAAATTTATCGTCGAAGAAGATGCTGAAGCCATGCAAAAGGAGTTGCGCGAAGCCTTCCGCTTATACGATAAACAAGGCAATGGTTTCATTCCAACAACTTGCTTAAAAGAGATTCTTAAAGAGTTGGACGATCAATTGACCGAGGCTGAACTTGACATTATGATCGAGGAGATTGATTCGGATGGCTCTGGCACAGTGGACTTTGAtg
- the LOC105225274 gene encoding snurportin-1: MFRNLYKQSGKVITELQEERRRKLLEEQKRNRLLLQDLKRGIDFSDEHNEERKQSAPIKKSSRALQDADGTEYSLQLSEWLRERPENIDDWILVPCPKGQRCLVVTYSGRTEMYTKAGRRRMYFPSLLPGGSGPRGSKMSTILDCVYSAGEDTFYVLDALVYGNQELVHCEAQFRFFWLRSKFEECPELCVTNSYNKKSFKYLPRYDFENVADISEAFQRYPFWSENIPQLDGWLFYHKESSYTYGTTPLVGWLFAFMVPDILGIEVNENYERPIDYSDPIIYMDDFDAKLAGLKHKHSTKSSYTTESNSLDTIEIDDEENMDDGDNAELFKVLNEERKLEIGEPYYRLQVCEEELLQ; this comes from the coding sequence ATGTTTCGTAATTTATATAAGCAAAGTGGGAAAGTCATAACCGAATTACAAGAGGAAAGACGTAGAAAATTATTGGAAGAGCAGAAACGGAATCGTTTGCTATTACAGGATTTAAAACGTGGTATAGATTTTTCGGATGAACACAACGAGGAAAGAAAACAATCAGCTCCAATTAAAAAAAGCTCTAGAGCATTGCAAGATGCAGATGGTACAGAGTATTCGCTACAGTTATCTGAATGGTTACGAGAGCGTCCTGAGAATATAGATGATTGGATTTTGGTACCATGTCCAAAAGGGCAACGTTGTTTAGTTGTGACATATAGTGGACGCACTGAAATGTATACTAAAGCCGGTCGTCGGCGTATGTATTTTCCTAGTTTATTACCCGGTGGCAGTGGTCCACGTGGTAGTAAAATGAGCACAATACTGGATTGCGTTTATTCAGCTGGTGAGGATACATTTTATGTATTGGATGCGCTGGTGTATGGCAATCAAGAGTTGGTTCATTGTGAAGCACAGTTTCGTTTCTTTTGGTTACGTTCGAAATTCGAAGAGTGTCCTGAACTTTGTGTTACTAATTCATATAATAAGAAATCATTTAAATACCTGCCGCGCtatgattttgaaaatgttgctGACATTTCAGAAGCTTTCCAACGATATCCGTTTTGGTCAGAAAATATACCTCAATTAGATGGTTGGTTGTTTTATCACAAAGAGTCCAGTTACACCTACGGTACTACACCTTTAGTCGGTTGGCTGTTTGCATTTATGGTCCCCGATATACTTGGAATTGAAGTAAACGAAAATTACGAACGACCTATCGACTACAGCGATCCAATTATTTATATGGATGACTTTGATGCCAAGTTAGCAGGTTTAAAACATAAACATTCAACTAAGAGCTCTTATACCACAGAAAGTAACTCTCTTGATACAATTGAAATTGATGATGAGGAAAATATGGATGACGGTGACAATGCGGAGTTATTTAAAGTGCTTAATGAGGAACGTAAATTAGAAATCGGTGAACCATACTACCGTCTTCAAGTATGCGAAGAAGAATTGCTCCAatag
- the LOC105225275 gene encoding uncharacterized protein LOC105225275 yields the protein MVIQRSWKILSDAGSSSASSTEANRSPGGMQSSSDDSNCSNQTTHSMVTSVASPPAMKLESQATQQAVQQSIAPTLASVNNVNTINMTSILSNDSTKYVTTPHMAETMLQRLRQRLSCPVQVSGTGATAESAMRSLELLRISVQQSFDHEIDVIIKHYMETYFKPAFKNIKENLGQNVVSEEILQKMSCALLENAKAQYNPYRTLKQPLACVSVSTKNITPQYPVGETTSLRFAVRRPPPKHVEFSELPAKKLLTVAAQQQLQTVNPSAVSNIPEGTGNVKTILNSSSNQQRQIQTPGSLTAAPAPVRRQIFWNTAHISVTTKFVLDVQANQAFGFGTDGKERLASKHPELIRYLPDNEDRDWLSSQNVIAAQNRNSRFLFLIYEEVCKLKQTHELYRTKANIDISIMNTFTVPEFMIQKMKLFFVDLNIKSRGLITNSFSVGAGTQGNSHLRNALLQGIAAQNNNSGGNSATGIKAMSSTNTVSTASPINTFLNKNNKNNANVGSSNIATSSSDANPLAKPSTLSSSHATLTALLNNSSNPPPQDKNVIANVRK from the exons ATGGTAATTCAACGCAGTTGGAAAATTTTAAGCGATGCTGGATCGTCTTCCGCTTCTTCAACGGAGGCTAATAGGTCACCTGGTGGCATGCAATCATCTTCGGATGACTCCAACTGTTCCAATCAAACTACACACTCAATGGTTACAAGCGTAGCGAGTCCCCCAGCAATGAAATTAGAAAGCCAAGCAACCCAACAAGCAGTACAACAATCAATCGCGCCAACACTGGCAAGCGTTAATAACGTTAATACTATAAATATGACCAGCATCCTGTCAAATGATTCCACT AAATATGTGACCACACCTCATATGGCTGAAACAATGCTTCAACGATTGAGACAACGTTTAAGCTGTCCCGTGCAAGTTAGCGGCACAGGAGCAACTGCTGAATCAGCTATGCGCTCGCTCGAACTCTTACGCATTAGTGTGCAACAATCTTTTGACCATGAAATAGATGTCATTATTAAACATTATATGGAG ACATACTTTAAACCCGCATTTAAGAACATAAAGGAGAATTTGGGACAAAACGTAGTATCTGAAGAGATT CTTCAAAAGATGTCCTGTGCACTACTGGAGAACGCTAAAGCACAATATAATCCATATCGCACTTTAAAGCAGCCGCTTGCTTGTGTTTCTGTTAGTACCAAAAATATTACACCACAATATCCTGTTGGTGAGACAACCAGTTTGCGTTTCGCAGTCAGACGTCCACCACCTAAACATGTGGAATTTAGTGAATTACCCGCCAAAAAACTACTAACAGTCGCCGCACAACAACAGCTACAGACAGTCAATCCAAGTGCTGTCTCTAATATACCAGAGGGTACGGGAAATGTAAAAACGATTCTTAACTCATCGTCAAATCAACAGAGGCAAATACAGACACCGGGCTCATTAACTGCTGCACCTGCACCTGTGCGTAGACAAATTTTCTGGAATACAGCACATATCTCAGTAACAACTAAATTTGTGTTAGATGTACAGGCTAACCAAGCTTTTGGTTTTGGCACGGATGGAAAAGAACGTTTGGCCAGCAAACACCCAGAATTAATACGCTACTTGCCCGATAATGAAGATCGCGATTGGTTAAGTTCACAAAATGTTATAGCGGCACAAAATCGTAATTCAcgctttctatttttaatatatgaagAAGTGTGCAAACTAAAACAAACTCATGAACTATATCGGACCAAAGCAAATATTGATATCAGTATTATGAATACGTTTACGGTGCCCGAATTTATGATACAAAAGATGAAGCTGTTCTTTGTGGACTTAAACATAAAGAGCCGAGGTTTGATTACGAACTCCTTTTCGGTTGGTGCCGGCACACAAGGCAATAGTCACTTACGAAATGCTCTGCTCCAAGGTATTGCCGCACAGAATAACAATAGTGGCGGTAACAGTGCTACTGGTATTAAAGCAATGAGCTCAACAAACACAGTAAGCACAGCTTCGCCGATTAACACTTTtctcaacaaaaacaataaaaataatgctaatgTTGGCAGCAGCAATATAGCCACCAGCTCCAGCGATGCAAATCCACTTGCAAAGCCTAGCACGTTAAGCTCATCGCATGCAACACTCACAGCTTTGCTCAATAACTCATCTAATCCACCTCCCCAAGACAAAAATGTCATAGCTAATgtacgaaaataa